One segment of Paenibacillus rhizovicinus DNA contains the following:
- a CDS encoding sensor histidine kinase, with protein sequence MSLRTRIVWSYGVLIVLVVVMLGSLFGTLVWNYYYSSAVSSVLQRAQTEAVLHDRMIADEPMKEKARYMMQNMADGTAHLQLLTGSGELVVDSEGFGGEGVAIDTPDVRTAMAHDRGIWRGRDPITNERIIAVTLPVKVGDRVTAMFRYTASLVTLDRIIQNILWLTLLVGLIVVLLFFMMSVLIANRIARPIRNLTKVAEKMAEGDWSRRAALNDRDEIGRLADTLNTMASELTRREKLKEDFISSISHELRTPLTSIKGWSETLASGDPSDVEELNLGLAIIDRETERLSGLVEDLLDFSKLYAKSIVLHPEMLDIRKTLGETLRQFEARGQRESVAIQGEISDAQLLTKVDADRMKQVFINVLDNALKFTPKGGSIHVHAGREDGLARMSIRDTGCGIPPEDLPHVTEKFYKGSSQRSGSGLGLAICKEIVELHGGIFRLDSVVDVGTTVTIELPLLTEAQQQGEQHNQA encoded by the coding sequence ATGAGCCTCCGCACCCGGATCGTCTGGAGCTACGGGGTGCTGATCGTGCTCGTCGTCGTCATGCTCGGCTCCCTCTTCGGCACGCTCGTCTGGAACTATTACTACTCCAGCGCGGTCAGCTCCGTGCTGCAGCGCGCGCAGACGGAAGCCGTGCTGCACGACCGGATGATCGCGGACGAGCCGATGAAGGAGAAGGCGCGCTACATGATGCAAAATATGGCCGACGGCACGGCGCATCTGCAGCTGCTCACCGGCTCCGGCGAGCTCGTTGTCGACAGCGAAGGCTTCGGGGGCGAAGGCGTCGCGATCGATACGCCGGATGTCCGTACGGCCATGGCGCATGACCGGGGCATTTGGCGCGGCCGGGATCCGATCACGAACGAGCGGATTATCGCGGTTACGCTGCCCGTCAAGGTAGGCGACCGCGTGACGGCGATGTTCCGCTATACGGCGTCGCTCGTGACGCTGGACCGAATCATTCAAAATATTTTGTGGCTGACGCTGCTGGTCGGCTTGATCGTCGTCCTGCTGTTCTTCATGATGAGCGTGCTGATCGCGAACCGGATCGCGAGACCGATTCGCAATCTGACGAAGGTCGCGGAGAAGATGGCCGAAGGCGACTGGAGCCGCAGGGCCGCGCTGAACGACCGCGACGAGATCGGCCGGCTGGCGGATACGCTGAACACGATGGCATCGGAGCTGACGCGCAGGGAGAAGCTGAAGGAGGATTTCATCTCTTCCATCTCCCACGAGCTGCGAACGCCGCTGACGTCCATCAAGGGCTGGAGCGAAACGCTGGCTTCCGGCGACCCGTCGGACGTGGAGGAGCTGAATTTGGGCTTAGCGATCATCGACCGCGAGACGGAACGGCTGTCCGGACTTGTGGAGGATCTGCTCGATTTCTCCAAACTGTACGCCAAGAGCATCGTGCTCCATCCCGAAATGCTGGATATCCGCAAGACGCTGGGGGAGACGCTGCGTCAGTTCGAGGCGCGCGGGCAGCGGGAAAGCGTCGCTATCCAAGGCGAGATCAGCGATGCGCAGCTGCTGACGAAGGTCGATGCCGACCGGATGAAGCAGGTGTTCATCAACGTGCTCGACAACGCGCTTAAGTTTACGCCGAAAGGCGGGTCCATCCACGTGCATGCGGGGCGGGAAGACGGTCTGGCCCGCATGTCGATCCGGGATACGGGCTGCGGCATTCCTCCCGAGGACCTGCCGCACGTGACGGAGAAGTTCTATAAAGGCTCCAGCCAGCGCTCGGGCAGCGGGCTCGGGCTTGCCATCTGCAAGGAAATCGTGGAGCTGCACGGCGGCATATTCCGGCTCGACAGCGTCGTCGACGTGGGCACGACGGTCACCATCGAGCTGCCGTTGCTGACCGAGGCGCAACAGCAAGGCGAGCAGCACAATCAGGCTTAG
- a CDS encoding FG-GAP repeat domain-containing protein has translation MRLRRAYIRAALLLAGLLGLLATAGCRYTTTPADLLMTPKSTPGNAALAAALDSILPVRAKLSVVTHESSNSSILQMDGDGDGKPEAYVVFADENGTQHVMVLEQAGAGWQQRFTFAESSAYGVDVLRVADLDRDGTPELLIGWNQFGEPQHILTLYHLFTGTKHTTIPKPIAELPYDIMGIGDGNGDGSPEIGLILLQRIKMAASIGMYQFHGDGVSKVASALLDGSVNAYIQAKLGRIAPGKFGVVTDATIGANSSTSTMMAWEGGKLIQIYPPQSSDDNVQTNANAVLSGDTNGDGILEVHVLREAPGQSEGVPYSDLLWIEEYRQWNGVDRFAVVGSRYADYDGDYAIQIPVTWSGYTFRRPSDGGRGDIALDAYDGATGVQKEILTVRTVPIADWGGREGKLRDADSRYLELGRGDGLVYYAVWHDKLSEDVDAQTSVQGIFPPDEDAMKHLFKLLP, from the coding sequence TTGCGATTACGACGAGCATACATACGGGCTGCGCTCCTTCTCGCAGGATTGCTCGGTCTGCTGGCGACCGCCGGCTGCCGATACACGACGACGCCGGCCGATTTGCTGATGACGCCCAAGTCCACGCCGGGCAATGCCGCGTTGGCTGCGGCGCTTGACAGCATTCTGCCCGTCAGGGCGAAGCTGTCGGTCGTCACGCACGAGAGCTCCAACTCGTCGATTCTGCAAATGGACGGCGACGGCGACGGGAAGCCGGAGGCCTATGTCGTCTTTGCCGACGAGAACGGCACGCAGCACGTGATGGTTCTCGAACAGGCGGGAGCGGGCTGGCAGCAGCGGTTTACGTTCGCGGAGTCGTCCGCTTACGGGGTTGACGTGCTTCGCGTGGCGGATCTCGATCGCGACGGTACGCCGGAGCTCCTGATCGGCTGGAACCAATTCGGCGAACCGCAGCATATTTTGACCCTGTACCATCTGTTTACGGGTACGAAGCATACGACGATTCCGAAGCCGATCGCGGAGCTGCCCTACGACATCATGGGGATCGGCGACGGCAACGGCGACGGCAGTCCCGAAATCGGCTTAATCCTGCTGCAGCGGATCAAGATGGCCGCCTCCATCGGCATGTACCAGTTCCACGGGGACGGCGTAAGCAAGGTGGCTTCCGCTCTGCTGGACGGTTCGGTCAATGCGTATATCCAAGCGAAGCTGGGCAGAATCGCGCCGGGTAAATTCGGGGTCGTGACGGACGCCACGATCGGCGCCAACTCCTCGACTTCGACGATGATGGCCTGGGAAGGCGGCAAGCTCATTCAGATCTATCCGCCGCAGTCGAGCGACGACAACGTGCAGACGAACGCGAATGCGGTGCTGAGCGGAGATACCAACGGCGACGGCATACTTGAAGTGCATGTCCTTCGCGAAGCGCCGGGTCAATCGGAAGGCGTTCCGTACAGCGATTTGCTGTGGATCGAAGAGTACCGGCAGTGGAACGGCGTGGACCGATTCGCCGTAGTGGGCAGCCGCTATGCCGACTATGACGGCGACTATGCGATCCAAATTCCGGTAACGTGGAGCGGTTATACCTTCAGACGTCCGAGCGACGGCGGAAGAGGCGATATCGCGTTGGATGCCTACGACGGGGCGACGGGCGTGCAGAAGGAAATATTAACCGTACGGACCGTGCCGATTGCCGATTGGGGCGGCCGGGAAGGGAAGCTGCGGGATGCGGACAGCCGTTATCTGGAGCTTGGCCGGGGAGACGGGCTTGTCTATTACGCCGTATGGCACGACAAGCTGTCGGAGGACGTGGACGCACAGACCTCGGTGCAAGGGATTTTCCCGCCGGACGAAGATGCAATGAAGCATTTGTTTAAACTGCTGCCATAG
- a CDS encoding DUF47 domain-containing protein, whose amino-acid sequence MFKKKNDVFFNTFEAMADTILEGVLYFQQNVSKITDATKFARDMKEYESKCDRHVHTILTELNKTFITPIERDDIMRLTGSLDDVLDGIEACASRFEMYNITEPDEYITLFAENILRCAQQIKKAIYLLSEKKLLAMREPSIQINELENQADDLLRVSVKSLFANVKDPIELIKRKEVYERLEQTTDYCEDVANTLETIIMRNS is encoded by the coding sequence ATGTTCAAGAAGAAAAACGATGTATTCTTCAACACGTTCGAAGCAATGGCGGACACGATTCTGGAAGGCGTGCTTTATTTTCAGCAAAACGTATCCAAAATCACGGATGCCACGAAATTTGCAAGAGATATGAAAGAATACGAAAGCAAATGCGATCGTCACGTACATACGATTTTGACGGAGCTCAATAAAACCTTCATCACGCCGATCGAACGCGACGACATCATGAGACTGACGGGCTCGCTCGACGATGTGCTGGACGGCATCGAGGCCTGCGCGTCGCGTTTCGAGATGTACAATATTACGGAACCGGACGAGTACATCACGTTGTTCGCGGAGAACATCCTTCGCTGCGCCCAACAGATCAAGAAAGCGATCTACCTGTTGTCGGAGAAGAAGCTGCTGGCGATGCGCGAGCCTTCCATCCAAATCAACGAGCTGGAGAATCAAGCCGACGATCTGCTGCGCGTCAGCGTGAAGAGCTTGTTCGCCAACGTGAAGGACCCGATCGAGCTGATCAAGCGCAAAGAAGTCTATGAGCGCCTGGAGCAAACGACCGACTATTGCGAAGACGTCGCCAACACACTCGAAACCATCATTATGCGTAACAGCTAA
- a CDS encoding diacylglycerol kinase gives MCGGRNVTNKRARLIYNPTSGREEIKKRLPDILQRLERGGIETSCHATVSEGDATLAAAEAADRGFDIIIAAGGDGTLYEIINGLAEKDNRPPLGILPLGTTNDFARALGIPKHWEYACDLIIQQYSKPIDLGRANNRFFINIAGGGSLTELTYEVPSKLKTMIGQLAYYMKGLEKMTRLRPTELRIQAKEIGEIHEEIMLFLICNSNSVGGFEKLAPDASLNDGMFDVVILKKCNLGEFIRLASLALRGEHLNDPHVVSFQTNEITVTTPDYVQLNLDGEYGGTLPCTFTVLPSHLNIFVDEAGISTYK, from the coding sequence ATGTGCGGAGGTAGGAACGTGACGAATAAACGGGCAAGACTGATTTATAACCCGACATCAGGTCGGGAGGAGATTAAGAAGAGGCTGCCGGACATTCTGCAGCGGCTGGAGCGCGGAGGCATCGAAACCAGCTGTCACGCGACCGTGAGCGAAGGCGATGCGACGCTCGCGGCAGCGGAAGCGGCGGATCGCGGCTTCGATATCATCATCGCGGCGGGCGGCGACGGCACGCTATATGAGATTATTAACGGCTTGGCGGAGAAGGACAATCGTCCGCCGCTCGGGATTTTGCCTCTGGGCACGACGAATGATTTCGCTAGGGCGCTTGGCATTCCGAAGCATTGGGAATATGCGTGCGACCTCATTATTCAGCAGTATTCGAAGCCGATCGACCTCGGGCGCGCGAACAACCGGTTCTTCATTAATATCGCCGGCGGCGGCTCGCTGACCGAGCTGACGTACGAAGTGCCGAGCAAGCTGAAGACGATGATCGGGCAGTTGGCCTATTATATGAAGGGTCTGGAGAAAATGACCCGTCTGCGCCCGACCGAGCTGCGCATCCAGGCGAAGGAAATCGGCGAAATCCATGAAGAAATCATGTTATTCCTCATCTGCAACAGCAACTCCGTCGGCGGCTTCGAGAAGCTGGCGCCCGACGCGAGTCTCAATGACGGCATGTTCGATGTCGTCATCCTGAAGAAGTGCAACCTGGGCGAGTTCATACGCCTGGCATCGCTGGCACTGCGCGGCGAGCATCTCAACGATCCGCATGTGGTCAGTTTCCAGACGAACGAGATTACCGTCACGACGCCGGATTACGTGCAATTGAACCTCGATGGCGAGTACGGCGGCACGCTGCCGTGCACGTTCACGGTACTGCCGTCGCATTTGAATATTTTCGTCGATGAAGCGGGCATTTCTACTTATAAATAA
- a CDS encoding winged helix-turn-helix domain-containing protein, producing MMPYGEEQAGVDGSASAGEAGLNAPGAAAAVDAQAAAGPGAETVTPERTGLSPHASEGAAGWQAGHAGNSVEAAGQAAPNAASADVGTGAGVGAYAAERAGNGGAPANTGRDAGGSHGLQPDRPDGVPSGAAANAAGLDTAANAGQGAGSSGLPGSAAAAGRHDGNPGQPDAGASCTSDTLAVPQIGGAASPDAGGAQPSFDRAVARPYHRPARAGDIDSGPFLLSAAERRLWKDGVEIVLTPTEWTLMKLLMEREGEGLSRDDILNAVWGRHYVGDLKIVDVNIRRIRQKIEIKPSDPKHIETLWGYGYRWNRSGGL from the coding sequence ATGATGCCGTACGGCGAGGAGCAAGCAGGCGTTGACGGATCGGCGAGCGCGGGCGAAGCCGGTCTGAACGCGCCGGGTGCCGCTGCCGCGGTTGATGCTCAAGCGGCAGCAGGCCCCGGTGCCGAGACTGTTACTCCCGAACGGACCGGACTATCACCGCATGCTTCAGAGGGGGCGGCCGGATGGCAAGCAGGTCATGCTGGTAATTCCGTCGAAGCAGCGGGACAGGCGGCGCCGAATGCGGCTAGCGCCGACGTGGGCACCGGCGCTGGCGTTGGAGCTTACGCGGCGGAGCGCGCCGGGAACGGCGGCGCGCCGGCGAACACCGGCCGCGATGCCGGCGGTTCGCATGGACTGCAGCCTGACAGGCCTGACGGCGTGCCATCCGGCGCAGCCGCTAACGCCGCGGGACTCGACACGGCCGCGAACGCCGGCCAAGGCGCCGGTTCGTCGGGATTGCCCGGCAGCGCCGCGGCCGCCGGCCGGCACGACGGCAATCCCGGACAACCGGACGCCGGCGCATCCTGCACGTCCGATACGCTGGCCGTGCCTCAGATCGGCGGCGCAGCCAGCCCGGACGCCGGCGGCGCGCAGCCTTCGTTCGACCGCGCCGTTGCCCGTCCCTACCATCGCCCGGCACGGGCCGGCGATATCGACTCGGGCCCCTTCCTCTTGTCCGCGGCGGAGCGGCGTCTGTGGAAGGACGGCGTCGAGATCGTGCTGACCCCGACGGAGTGGACGCTCATGAAGCTGCTGATGGAGCGGGAGGGAGAAGGACTGAGCCGGGACGATATTTTGAATGCGGTCTGGGGCCGCCATTATGTGGGGGACTTGAAAATCGTCGACGTGAATATTCGGCGCATTCGGCAGAAGATCGAGATTAAACCGTCCGATCCGAAGCATATCGAGACGCTCTGGGGCTACGGTTACCGCTGGAACCGCAGCGGGGGCTTATGA
- a CDS encoding DUF4179 domain-containing protein encodes MILPEHEHAVEAGLASEQAAWDAAPLPNGVDEAVLRGMLRARRTTRRRSRRAMIAASAAVIIALLLGMVRVSPAFASAVAGLPGLSGIVSLVAGDQGLEGAVSNDYVQPVDAGDSHDGVTFAVKGIIADDTRLNVFYTVKLPSAASYVPYEEPRMYDADTGEALPVSISFGAVDTSGKPKKAFQERMDVSISAGHAMPERVRMSVKLMGYPEEKTWNVVIPIDKARFADMKETIPLAQTVTVQGQRMRFAQAVVHPTSITVDVAFDEANSMKLFSLSDLRIVTDTGEVLRSYGSTQVSPDKMKLQFESAFFAKPKHLTLIGSKIMALDKSKLELALDLGQQRLVKSPDDRVRFIAAEKTGADVYTVKLGVKTNRDRDNFNFTIVDGAFHDAAGTEFQFGSLRTSTDNGADEDEVITTFEAKLDKPFTNPLTFPIVNYPSWIEQPFEVKLK; translated from the coding sequence ATGATTTTGCCAGAGCATGAGCATGCGGTCGAAGCGGGGCTGGCGAGCGAGCAAGCGGCATGGGATGCGGCTCCGCTGCCGAACGGCGTGGACGAAGCGGTGCTGCGCGGCATGCTGCGGGCGAGACGGACTACGAGACGCCGCTCGAGACGAGCGATGATAGCGGCTTCCGCGGCAGTGATCATCGCGCTCTTACTCGGCATGGTCCGGGTCTCTCCGGCCTTCGCCTCGGCGGTAGCCGGACTGCCCGGCTTGTCGGGCATCGTTTCGCTCGTTGCGGGAGATCAAGGGCTCGAAGGCGCGGTGAGCAACGATTACGTGCAACCCGTGGATGCCGGCGACAGTCACGACGGCGTGACGTTCGCGGTCAAAGGGATCATCGCGGACGACACGCGGTTGAACGTGTTCTATACGGTGAAACTCCCTTCGGCGGCAAGCTATGTCCCGTACGAAGAACCTCGCATGTACGACGCGGATACGGGCGAGGCGCTGCCGGTCTCTATCAGTTTCGGAGCTGTGGATACGTCCGGTAAGCCGAAGAAGGCGTTTCAAGAGCGGATGGACGTCAGCATCTCGGCGGGGCATGCCATGCCCGAACGCGTGAGGATGAGCGTGAAGCTGATGGGATACCCGGAGGAGAAGACGTGGAACGTCGTCATTCCAATCGATAAAGCGCGGTTCGCGGACATGAAGGAAACGATTCCGCTCGCGCAGACCGTGACCGTCCAAGGGCAGCGGATGCGGTTCGCGCAAGCGGTCGTTCATCCCACCAGCATCACCGTCGACGTGGCCTTCGACGAGGCGAACAGCATGAAGCTGTTCTCGCTGAGCGACCTGCGAATCGTGACGGACACTGGCGAAGTGCTGCGCAGCTATGGTTCGACGCAGGTGTCGCCGGACAAGATGAAGCTCCAGTTCGAGAGTGCCTTCTTCGCGAAACCGAAGCATCTGACGCTGATCGGCAGCAAGATCATGGCGTTAGACAAGTCGAAGCTAGAGCTCGCGCTCGATCTCGGGCAGCAGCGGCTCGTGAAGTCGCCGGATGACCGGGTGAGGTTCATCGCCGCCGAGAAAACCGGCGCGGATGTCTACACGGTGAAGCTCGGCGTGAAGACGAATCGCGACCGCGACAACTTCAACTTCACGATCGTCGACGGGGCGTTCCATGACGCGGCGGGAACTGAATTTCAATTCGGCAGCCTGCGGACATCGACCGATAACGGCGCGGACGAGGACGAGGTCATCACGACTTTCGAAGCCAAGCTGGATAAGCCGTTCACGAACCCGCTGACGTTCCCGATCGTGAACTATCCCTCCTGGATCGAACAGCCGTTTGAAGTGAAGCTGAAATAG
- a CDS encoding DUF3048 domain-containing protein produces MRKRRTNRLFAFRFGIVLAVAAMLLIMTGCNDDKKLDTGNAAPPAGNTPAAPVATEPEPIDPPAVDPPQFIAPLTGLPQDHEAARRPIAVMVNNFSAARPQSGLPNADMVWEVLAEGGITRLVAVFQSTESTSPIGPIRSNRPYLIRIGEAYHAVLAHAGASTDAYDLLQHHNKDYLDEISNAGAYFYRESFRKPPHNLYSNLEKLRAGAEKKKYAETVDIPTYPWSEAGATSGGKDATQVELHFLLKDYAVSYTYDSATKLYNRFINGKPHTDLESKAQLTATNLVVLGAKHKTYDDYGRLEVDLESGGPAILIELGKAVDCEWVRSSDGVIRLMKDGQELPFVPGRTFYHIVPLSQTFESHVKLGAPAQQ; encoded by the coding sequence TTGCGCAAACGACGGACAAACAGGCTATTCGCGTTTCGTTTCGGCATCGTGCTGGCAGTGGCCGCCATGCTGCTGATCATGACAGGCTGCAACGACGACAAGAAGCTGGACACGGGCAACGCGGCGCCTCCGGCCGGGAATACGCCTGCGGCGCCGGTGGCGACGGAGCCGGAGCCAATCGATCCCCCGGCCGTCGACCCGCCTCAATTCATCGCGCCGCTGACGGGCTTGCCGCAGGATCATGAAGCCGCTCGCCGCCCCATCGCGGTCATGGTCAACAATTTCAGCGCGGCGCGTCCGCAATCGGGTCTGCCGAACGCCGACATGGTCTGGGAAGTGCTCGCGGAGGGCGGCATTACGCGGCTGGTCGCCGTATTCCAAAGCACGGAATCGACGTCTCCGATCGGTCCGATCCGCAGCAACCGGCCGTATTTGATCCGGATCGGCGAGGCGTACCACGCGGTGCTGGCGCATGCCGGAGCCAGCACGGACGCCTACGATCTGCTGCAGCATCACAACAAGGATTACCTCGACGAGATCTCGAATGCCGGCGCCTACTTCTACCGCGAATCGTTCCGCAAGCCGCCGCATAACCTGTATTCCAACTTGGAGAAGCTGCGCGCCGGAGCCGAGAAGAAGAAGTACGCCGAGACCGTCGATATTCCGACCTACCCCTGGTCCGAAGCCGGCGCAACGTCGGGCGGCAAGGACGCGACGCAGGTGGAGCTGCATTTTCTGCTGAAGGATTATGCCGTTTCGTATACCTACGATTCGGCCACGAAGCTGTACAACCGCTTCATCAACGGCAAGCCGCATACGGATCTCGAGTCCAAAGCGCAGCTGACCGCGACGAATCTCGTCGTGCTCGGCGCGAAGCATAAGACGTACGACGATTACGGCCGGCTCGAGGTCGATCTGGAATCCGGAGGTCCCGCCATCCTGATCGAACTCGGCAAAGCGGTCGACTGCGAATGGGTCAGAAGCTCCGACGGCGTCATCCGGTTGATGAAGGACGGGCAGGAGCTGCCGTTCGTGCCGGGCCGCACGTTCTACCACATCGTTCCGCTCTCGCAAACGTTCGAGAGTCATGTGAAGCTCGGAGCGCCGGCGCAGCAATAG
- a CDS encoding YerC/YecD family TrpR-related protein, which produces MQLKKLNDKTVDQLFEAVLTLKTVEECYIFFDDLCTVNEIQSLSQRLEVARMLGKGATYNQIEAETGASTATISRVKRCLNYGNDGYKMALERSGR; this is translated from the coding sequence ATGCAACTGAAGAAGCTGAACGATAAGACGGTCGACCAATTGTTCGAAGCGGTATTGACGCTGAAGACGGTCGAGGAATGCTATATTTTCTTCGACGACCTGTGCACGGTGAACGAAATCCAATCCTTGTCCCAGCGGCTTGAAGTCGCGCGCATGTTGGGCAAAGGCGCAACGTATAATCAAATCGAAGCGGAAACCGGCGCAAGCACGGCGACGATCTCGCGCGTGAAACGGTGCCTCAACTACGGCAACGACGGTTACAAAATGGCGCTGGAGCGCTCCGGACGTTAA
- a CDS encoding sigma-70 family RNA polymerase sigma factor yields MRKPFGPLWRLIVIKAGREVLNLDTTKKTANAETGNGDAFLLLMDGSKERLYRIALAYLHREADALEALQEATFRAYKSFRKLKEPSYFHTWIVRILLNVCADEFRGRKRKGKDIRFSTEIEGTAGAFADASDTRISLRELVDGLPREQKEIIILKYYQQLTLTEVSAILECPLGTVKTRLHKALVALRGELGEEGSHDFARA; encoded by the coding sequence ATGCGAAAACCGTTTGGCCCCCTATGGCGTCTAATAGTCATTAAAGCAGGGCGGGAGGTACTGAATCTGGATACGACCAAGAAAACGGCGAACGCCGAGACCGGGAACGGCGATGCGTTCCTGCTGCTGATGGACGGCAGCAAGGAGCGGCTGTACCGGATCGCGCTGGCCTACCTTCATCGCGAGGCCGATGCGCTGGAGGCGCTGCAGGAGGCGACGTTTCGGGCTTACAAGAGCTTCCGGAAACTGAAGGAGCCGTCCTACTTCCATACCTGGATCGTACGGATTCTCTTGAACGTGTGCGCGGACGAGTTTCGCGGACGCAAGCGGAAGGGGAAGGATATCCGGTTCTCGACGGAGATAGAAGGGACTGCAGGAGCCTTCGCCGACGCTAGCGATACGCGGATAAGCCTGCGCGAGCTCGTGGACGGGCTGCCTCGGGAACAGAAGGAAATCATCATTCTGAAGTATTATCAGCAGCTGACGCTGACCGAAGTCTCGGCGATTCTGGAATGCCCGTTAGGCACGGTCAAGACGCGGCTGCACAAAGCGCTGGTCGCCCTGCGAGGGGAACTTGGAGAGGAGGGAAGCCATGATTTTGCCAGAGCATGA
- a CDS encoding inorganic phosphate transporter — protein sequence MDTYIWVGVVIFLALAFDFINGFHDTANAIATTVSTRALSPRMAIILASMMNFLGAVMFTGVAKTIGGKIADPRILEHGVQVIVATLIGAIAWNLVTWWLGIPSSSSHALIGSMTGAVVSSAGFKAVNASGFTDIIKGLIFSPLIAFAGGFIVMWILKQIFAKSSPHHVNKVFRSGQILTAAFQSFTHGTNDAQKAMGIITFALVTANVQDSTDHIPLWVKVSAATAMALGTSIGGWKIIKTMGTKIFKIEPINGFAADITSASVIFTATLTKLPVSTTHVITSAILGVGSAKRFSAVKWDLAGRIIISWIITIPITMILAALIYQVIALFL from the coding sequence ATGGACACGTATATTTGGGTCGGCGTCGTTATCTTTCTTGCATTGGCTTTTGACTTTATTAACGGATTTCACGATACCGCAAACGCGATCGCGACGACGGTGTCCACGCGGGCCTTATCGCCGCGGATGGCCATTATCCTGGCTTCCATGATGAATTTCCTCGGCGCGGTCATGTTTACCGGGGTGGCGAAGACGATCGGGGGCAAAATCGCCGATCCGCGCATCCTCGAGCATGGGGTGCAGGTCATCGTGGCGACGCTCATCGGGGCTATCGCATGGAACCTCGTGACATGGTGGCTGGGCATTCCGTCGTCCTCCTCGCATGCCTTGATCGGTTCCATGACCGGCGCGGTCGTAAGCTCGGCCGGCTTCAAAGCCGTTAACGCCAGCGGCTTCACCGATATTATTAAAGGACTTATTTTCTCCCCGTTGATCGCGTTCGCCGGGGGATTCATCGTGATGTGGATCTTGAAGCAGATCTTCGCGAAATCAAGTCCCCATCATGTCAACAAAGTGTTCCGTTCCGGCCAGATTCTGACCGCTGCCTTCCAATCGTTCACGCACGGCACGAACGATGCGCAGAAAGCGATGGGGATCATCACCTTCGCGCTCGTTACGGCGAACGTGCAGGATTCGACGGATCACATCCCGCTGTGGGTCAAAGTCTCCGCGGCGACGGCGATGGCGCTCGGTACCTCCATCGGCGGCTGGAAAATCATCAAGACGATGGGGACGAAAATTTTCAAAATCGAGCCGATCAACGGCTTTGCGGCGGACATCACGTCCGCGTCGGTTATCTTCACCGCGACCTTGACGAAGCTGCCTGTCAGCACGACGCATGTCATCACCTCGGCGATTCTCGGCGTGGGCAGCGCGAAGCGCTTCTCGGCCGTCAAATGGGATCTCGCGGGACGGATCATCATCTCGTGGATCATCACGATTCCGATCACGATGATCTTGGCGGCATTGATTTATCAAGTGATTGCGTTGTTCCTGTAA
- a CDS encoding sirohydrochlorin chelatase — MKPGILVISHGSREADWVRLVDDTVAAVAASQTCANRGANGIAVPVVSAFLEIVEGRLIQDGIDTLAAEGVEELYVLPLFVSSGSTHADDIAQAFGVAPVSAARRGELEPFRIPAGMTVHMGVPIDDDGDDVGTGREAGHGGEAGKAGDAGAGRGGIAGLLLDNIASLSETPARERLLLVAHGSGEPVFHERWLSGMTRLAGRLRALGGFAGADIALLLPDQAAGKLRALQQRYPDDAFIVVPLFLSEGYFTRTVIPKRLDGLAYRYNGRALLPSPRIAEWMERQIFHWLTRLGPDDGERLGS; from the coding sequence ATGAAGCCGGGGATTCTAGTCATAAGCCACGGTTCGCGCGAAGCGGACTGGGTGCGTCTCGTCGATGACACCGTCGCCGCGGTCGCCGCATCGCAGACATGCGCGAATCGGGGAGCGAACGGGATTGCGGTTCCGGTCGTGTCGGCGTTTCTTGAAATCGTGGAAGGCCGTCTGATTCAGGACGGTATCGATACATTAGCAGCGGAAGGCGTGGAGGAGCTATACGTCCTTCCGCTTTTTGTGTCGTCCGGAAGCACGCATGCGGACGACATCGCGCAGGCTTTCGGCGTTGCGCCGGTGTCGGCTGCGCGGCGAGGCGAGCTGGAGCCGTTCCGCATCCCCGCGGGGATGACCGTGCACATGGGAGTGCCGATCGATGACGACGGTGACGATGTCGGCACGGGTCGTGAGGCTGGGCATGGCGGCGAAGCTGGTAAAGCGGGCGATGCTGGAGCTGGCCGCGGCGGTATTGCCGGGCTGCTGCTGGACAATATCGCGTCGCTGTCGGAGACGCCTGCGCGGGAGCGATTGCTGCTGGTCGCGCATGGATCGGGCGAGCCGGTGTTTCATGAGCGCTGGCTGAGCGGGATGACGCGGCTTGCCGGACGTCTTCGTGCGCTAGGCGGCTTTGCCGGCGCGGACATCGCGCTGCTGCTGCCGGATCAGGCGGCGGGCAAGCTGCGCGCGCTGCAGCAGCGGTATCCGGACGATGCGTTCATCGTCGTGCCGCTGTTTCTGAGCGAGGGGTATTTTACCCGGACGGTCATTCCGAAGCGGCTTGATGGGCTTGCTTACCGGTATAATGGCCGGGCATTGCTGCCTAGTCCGCGCATTGCGGAGTGGATGGAACGGCAAATTTTCCACTGGCTGACAAGGTTAGGTCCGGATGACGGCGAACGTTTGGGAAGTTAG